TCATATATAATTACAAAATGTCATAaactttttaaataaaattgtcAATAATAATTTTCAACAAGGATATAAATGTACTTATACCATGTAATTAATGCAGGGAAAGTGGAAGGGAAAATGAATCCTTTAGAGGATGAGAGGATTCACTTTCCTCCATATTTTCCCTTCTTAAAGGAAAGTTGTTCCTTTCCTTGTGCACACCAAACATAGGAAATGAATAACTTTCCTTTCCCAAGCCCTTaattccgtgaaccaaacgaggtctTAGTGTAAACTTCATTAAAATCTTTAGAATACCCTTTATGAACACAGAAAGTAAAAatttgaaacaaagaaaaaataatcaatCTCTTcatcattgctcatagttgttaacttactaatattttgacatggattgaaataatcaaaatttaaattgaaagaaaaataaaaaaatataagtaaatcagattataattttattagaaaattttaatatattttagtttctttATTAGTATAAAtcaaatgagagattttcgttaaaaaaaaaaatcttttttagtTAGATATGTCATACaaggatatttttggaaaaacaaatgggttagataagtaaatttaataattaaaatgtatggtgtaatgagcaagttgGGTGAACGAAGAGATTGGTAAGGTGACAATAAATGCACCCTTATCATATttattgtactttttttttgttggattgAAAATATTGATTGTACTTGCTAACTCTCATTACAAAAAGTACTCATTATATTTTGAACAGTAATTGAAAAAAgactaaaaaaattattttatctcCCTGAATTTTACACTTAAAATTATTTGTGCATCTAAATTTTTAATTTGATCCATGTGCTGTAGTACTCTCCAATGTGATCGAGTATAGCCAATCATTAACTACTAATCTATCGATTTCTTTATGTAGTGTTGCCTATTCAAACTAGTTAAGGCCTTCAATCGTGCAAAATACACCTTTTACATAACTAAGGCTAAAAATTGATCTTGAGTGGACTCACATCGTCACCAATTTATGAAATAATTGACAAATTAGTTTAATAATACTATGATTGATCATATTGGAGAGTATACAGGTATATGCGATCAAATTAGAAGTCCGGATGTCCAAACAGTTTTAGATATAAAGTCCAAGGAGATAAAATAGATTTAACTCTTAAAAAACAGTAGTTCACAAATATCTTTGGTGGGATTTGCGGACGTGAGGGGGTacgataaaaataataataataataataataataataataaaaaattgttaCAATGTAAAGTGAGCTTCTTGGCATTTTGGCAACAGTCATCTAACCTTCATTCATCGATGCTTCTCACTAATGTTTCTTCCCATCATTTGctcatctatttttttttttaaattaaataataataatgatagAATATAAAATGAAAGAACAGATAAATCGAAAACTTAAAAAATTAGGCAAATGTGACctttatattattatttatttatttatttattactttCTTTAAACCTTTAAtgtatttaaatttatttattggcTAATATAGGTGCAAATCTTAGATTTTTCATGTTTACCTAGAATTAGAGTTTTGAcattatatatacaaataactacTGTAGTAGGTTTCCTCTAGAGTCCAATTATTTTCTAACTTGAATATTGATTTTAGGTATTTGGAGCATTTTGGTATTTTTTTGCTGTTCAACGGATGATAACTTGTTGGCAATATGCCTGTCGAAGTGATAATGAATGTAAACCAAGTACATTTGAGTGTCATGATCATCCTACCAGCAGAAATATCACATTGTTAAATGTTGCATGCCCTATAAGTCCAGCAAATGAAGATGTGTATGATTTTGGTATATTTCTGGACGCTCTTCAGTCTGGCATTGCTGGATCAAAAGATTATTTACAGAAGTTGACAAATTGTTTTTGGTGGGGTCTTCGAAATCTGAGGTGGGTACATGTCGAGATCCCTGATCACACATATTGAATAACaatttgtgtgtgtttgtttatttatttagaaGAAGCACTTGTGTTTAATTAAGAAAATACGAGTTGcaaaaccatttttttttctctttcatatatagttttattttataCCATGCCAATTCCAATTTTCAATattgaataaaatttctgataTCCTTAGCCTTCCATATGGAGAAATGGTCCAAGTGGCAAGTTTCATATTTGGGATaaagtaattattattattattattattaattttttttttaacttttattACAATGACTCATCGAGTTCATAACTTGTTTTTAGTGAACTGAATTCATACATTTATGTATATTGCCACTGTTCATTTTTGCAGCTCTCTTGGTTCAAATCTCGAGCCTAGTACCAATACATGGGAAAACCTCTTTGCTGTTTCTATTTCTATAATTGGCTTGCTGCTGTTCTTATATCTCATTGGAAATTTACAGGTTGGTGATCGATTCCTTTATATAAACTTTTCATTGAAGCATCTTCAATTTTCATGAACTTATAAGTTCACTTTTATAAAAGATTAAAAGTCTACTTATGGGTTAAGTGGACATTAATATTTGTGTAAAATTGATGTTAGTAAAACTTGATGGTATCGGGTCCGGATCAAAGGACACGCAATtgtacacaattttttacacTTCTCGAGTTCTCATGAGTCCTTAGATTTTAAACCATTCAGCGGTTTAGATTAAGTGTGAGAATGACATGGAATAAATAAtctcaaaaataatatatttttcaaccaaaataaaaaaataaactttacttttctgaagaaaaagtaaaatacaaaaataataaagaataatGAAATTAAACAAATAGAGAACGATAAATAagaaacacattttttttttaaaccctgACGGAAAGAggataatttattaaaaaagggAAACAAGTACAGTAAAGTAGGAGGGGCCTAAATCATAACCCAccagaaacaaaaaaacaaacatataacTTGCAACTAACTAAGAAAACTAACATAACCGAAAGTTGGGAAGCCCCAACCAATCGCTATTACAAAAATAGATAACAGAATCAAGTGGCAAGTCCCACCATGTCAAACCTGATGAATTTGTCTCTTCATTTGCCAAAGCATCTGCAACTTGGTTATCTTCACGAAAAAAGAAACGCACTTAAGAATAGAATAACAAGAAAAAGAACACCACATTGCCTTCCCTAATAAGCTTTATCCCCGGCCATCACCTTCCTCAAATTCTAAATATAGAAATTGAGATTCAAGATGATTTGTGAATCGCCCATGCTTTTTTCCTTCTTATTTTTTGGTATATGGAGCAACAATTTGTACAGTTTAACCCAAACCAAAATAAGAGGGAAACCATGGGCGATGGAGATCAGGAAGTAGTGGATGTTGAAGGAAGGTGAGAGTCCCTGTTGTGGTGTTGATCATCAAATGGCCTAAGGAGTCGTTGATTGGGGTGCCTCGATTCGCAACCCAAACGATGGTTTTGATTGGGATGGTCTCGTGCACTAGGGGATTTGGAACTGCCTGGGCTAAAGAAACCAAGTTGAAATACCCCACATGGGGAAACCAATGAGTTGTCATCAGTGATGTTAGACTTCATTaccaaacaaagaagaaaataacaaGGGACACAAATTAATTCCAGAATTCCAACCCAATACAAGCTGAGGAAGGATTATGGGAAgcattaaccaaaaaaaaaaaattgtcatatTCAATTTCAATGAATATCAAGTACATTTTAATATTAAAGAACAAATATCTTAGGATTAATTCAATAAGAGAAACATCGTGACCATGGAATAGTCTCAATTTTCATACTTAACATGTAAGAGTCTAGATATAGGTCCAAGAACATCAATAGGTAGTATCAATCATACACAAGATCGGAAAATTCTCAATAAAGGGTTTAATAATTAGGAGGAAGGATTTTAAACTGATTTTACTCATTTTAGGGAAAGAGGTATGAAAATTACTTCACGAAGATGAACATCATAGTTTTTgtttgattctacacccaaattcacacacACCTTTTAGATTAAACCCATCTATAAGattgttttaatatacacccaaacctattaattaggtttatctaaaaaaaaactattaaataggATAAATATTAAAACTCATTGTTATTAAGAATTACTAAAGCTGCCACCATCCCCAAACTTTCTGTAGATGCAAGTCTTGAAATGGTTGCTCAAAAACATCACCCAGAAATATTAATCAACTCTTGATTCTAGCAATTGAAATCAATACCTGGGTTGGAGGTTATGTAATCTCCACATTCAAAAGCCTCATCTAAATcaacagggccggtcctgacatTTTGATGGTCTGAGGCAAATAATTTAAATGTGGCCTCacataaaaaaattcatataatcgaacaaatttttttatatatatataaattaaacccCTACATTAATGTTAAtgcaagggaaaaaaaaagggtgttcaattccaaaataatttttcacttagaagttgaaaaaataaaaaagaacagaatATATTTAACTACAAAAGAAACCAATGAAAAATAAAGGGTAAGTACATTaatattcaatttcaaaatattctttccatagaagctggaaaaagaaggaacaaaaaagtttaattgcaaagaaactaattaagacataaaaaaaacaaaaaagtgcaattaaactaattaaaaaaaaaaagacaaaaaataggCCACTGTTTTTCGAACCTTGATGTTGCAAACAACAACACATCTATATTACCACTGCGCTAGCGTGGCGGTATTGTAGTAGATAtgcgaaaaaaaaattatataatcatAAACGAATAtatgtaaaaattaaaaaaaaaaaaaaaaacttggcggAGGCCCGTCAGAGAGTGGTGGCCTGAGGCGGCTGCCTCCGGcagcagccctcagggccggctctgTAAATTAATACCTAGGTTGGAGGTTATGTAATCTCTACATTCAAAAGCTAGAATTATAGGTGTGTGCCTAAGTCATTCTCTGAATGATTTAGGTACAAATTGTGAACTCCCTGAATGATAAGTACCTAAATCATTTGCTTATGTACATTAAAACCCACACGATGTTTAACACCTGAATGATAGACAAAATTATGCAATATTACTTATGGTTCATTCTACCTAAGTTATTCCCTGATTGATAGGTACAAATTGTGAACTCCTAAATGATAGGTACCTAAATCATTTGCTTATGTTAAAACTCACATGATATTTAACACATGTACATACGATAGGAAAAATTATACAATTAGGCTTATGGTTCATCTAAAATACCAAAATTAGCAAGAGAAAGTTAATGACAAGGGTGTTGGATTATTCTATTTCATTTCTGGTAAATGAGATGAAATgaatattttactaaaaaatCAACAGTaatatttgaggaatattttacTTATTCAAtcaaaagggtaaaatagtcaaactaaaaaacatgaaaaatcataattatagacttaaaacctaAAAGGAAGGTTTAATCATGTGAatgggtgtagattaaaagaaaatataggaatAGGTTTTTCCTAATAGAagcttcattttttgggtttttttctttctttctaattttctcttaATTGTATTCTTCTATTCTTTGAATTCCagtaatatttatttttgtattttactctttataaaaaaataaaaaataaaatagtttAATCCagttttatttgtcttttttttttgttaggaaATAAATCAAATGCCATGTCATTCTCACACTTAATCTAAACCATTGAATGTTTTAAAATCTAAGGGCTCGCTAGGAGTGTAAAGCATTGTGTACAATTGTGTGTCCCTTAATCTGGACCCGTAATTTAATACTCCAACTTCTTAACTATTAAAGAAactagtttttaatttaatactCCAAATTTCCTATTCTACAAATTTAACGAGAATTGCATAATGTAAGTCAAATTtagctagagaggagagagaaaaataacaaaaagttaaacactcccattttcatttttcttcttcttcagtttaGGTAATCCTATTGGACTAAAGGTTAAAAATCTGCTAACTAAATTGAACTTTTAGATAATTTAGATGAGAAAATAGTTTTTACTGTTGGAAATGTAATAAAGTAGACCAATTTTAGCTATTTAAAATTTGGCATGTAAGACTATAAGTGACAATAAATATAGGATTAACACTTACCGAAGGAAGTTCATACTCTTAAGAATAATTATTCTGTGATTCTTGTCTACCAAGTGTTGGTGCTATGTAGTTGTCCAAGTCAATAGAATTAGTTATTTATGTGACTATTACAgagggtgaaaaaaaaaatagaatttcacaaatggtcactcaattatgactcattcgacactttggtcactgaagtttcaaatatatcactttggtcactcaactattacactgtcaatcacttaagtcactttgttaattttttcattaaaaagtgacttaagtgattgacagtgtaatagttgagtgaccaaagtgatatatttgaaacttcagtgaccaaagtatcgaatgagtcatagttgaatgaccatttatgaaattttttctgaaaaaaattATACTAAAGGACTGATCAACATCTTCATTTTATGTAGACTAATTATTAGCCCGGATCACAGTCCATATGTTGATCCAGaattataaaataatatttCACACATGATCCATGAAGAATTAAAAATTCATGCAGAACAAACAGATGTGCATTATGATTTTAGGTATTCTGCCTGGGTCCTATCTCACTTGTTTGTGCAACAGATATATATGCAGTTGGGAACAGCAAGATTAGTCGAAAAGAACATGAAACGTGAACGCAAGACTAAAATTGAACGGAAGATTGGACGAGAGGTGGAATCATGGTTGGCCAAAAATGGTCTCCCATTTAAATTGAAGTCGCAGATCATGGATCAGGTAGCCGAAAAAGAACTTGAAGAAAATGAGGATTTCAATGTGGATAATATCCTCTCTATTCTGTCGTTGGATCTTCAACGTTATATCAATGGCTGTATGCGGACTATGGAAGAGGAGGGTCGAAAGATAGACGAGTTCTTATCTAACAATCGCCTCCCCCAGCATTTGAAGTCCAAGGTCATAGAGAAGTTACCGCAATCAGACGTTGGGGAAAACAGGGCTGCTGATTTGGATTCAATCCTCTCTAATCTTCCCACTCGACTCCATTTGTACATGGAAAATATAAAGCAGAAGATGGAAGAGATGGGTCTAGATATAGATTCCTGGTTATCAGAAGATGGCATTCCTTCGAAGAAAAAGTCAGATATCATGGAAATTGTCCAACTCGAACTTAGAAAAAATATGGATCTTGTCGTGGAGAACATCCTTCTTGTTCTACTTCCAAGTTATATTGAATGTAGTATGAGGAAGATGAAAATTGTGCGGAAGATGGAACAGAAAGGCATAGATTTGTGGTTCTCTAAGAATTGCATTCCTATCCATAAAAAGTTCGAAATCATGGAAAAGATAGTGCAACTAAAACTTGAAGAAAACATTGATGTTGATGTGGAAAATATCCTTTCTTATCTTCCCCGTGAATTACAAAATTACATCAAAAGTTGGAttcagaagattgaagagaaaggTCAAGCAGTTGATCGCTGGTTATTTGAAAATGGCATCCATAAGCATAAAAGGTCAGAAATCATGAAGAAGGTACAACAAGAACTCGAAAAGGATCGGGACGTTGCTGTGGAGAACATTCTCTCCATTCTTTCCCGGGAACTTCAAAACTATATCAAAACTTGTATACAGAAGAAGGAAAATAAAGGTCAAGAGGTAGACAAGTGGTTGTATACAAATGGCATCCATATACGTAACAAATCGAAGATCATGGAGAAGGTGCAACAAGAACTTCAAGAAGACAAAGATGTTGACGTGGAGGATATTCTCTCCATTCTTCCCCCAGCACTTCAAAGCTACATAACAGATCGTATCAAAAAGTTGGAAGCAAAAGATCAACAAGTTCATTTCTGGCTATCTAAAAACCGTATCCCTATGCGTACAAAGTCAGAAATCATGGAAAAGGTACGACAAGAGCTTCAAGAAGACAGAGATGTTGATGTGGAGAATGTTCTTTCTATTCTTTCTGATAAACTACAAAGCTACATCACTAAGTTTCTTCAAACTATTGATGAGAAAGACAGAGATCTTGATCTTTGGTTCTCTAAAAATGCCATTTCTAAGCAGATAAGATCAGAAATCATAAAGAAGGTGCAACAAGAACTTCAAGAAGACAAGGACGTCGATGTGGAGAATATGCTCTCTATTTTTCCCCCTAAACTCCAAAGATACATAGCAGGTTGTGTGCAAAAAATGGAAGACAAAAGTCTAGCAGTCCAGTTGTGGTTATGTGAACATGCCATCCCTCTGCATAAAAGTTCAGAGATCATGGAAAAGGTACGACAAGAGCTTCAAGAAGACAAAGATGTTGACGTGCAGAATATTCTCTCCATTCTTCCCCCAGCACTTCAAAACTACATAACAGATCGTATCAAAAAGTTGGAAGCAAAAGATCAACAAGTTCATTTCTGGCTATCTAAAAACCATATCCCTATGCGCACAAAGTCAGAAATCATGGAAAAGGTACGACAAGAGCTTCAAGAAGACAGGGATGTTGATGTGGAGAatgttctttctcttcttcctgaTAAACTACAAAGCTACATCACTAAGTTTCTTCAAACTATTGATGAGAAAGACAGAGATCTTGATCTTTGGTTCTCTAAAAATGCCATTTCTAAGCAGATAAGATCAGAAATCATAAAGAAGGTCCAACAAGAACTTCAAGAAGACAAGGACGTCGATGTGGAGAATATGCTCTCTATTTTTCCCCCTAAACTCCAAAGATACATAGCAGGTTGTGTGCAAAAAATGGAAGACAAAAGTCGAGCAGTCCATTTGTGGTCATGTGAACATGCCATCCCTTTGCATAAAAGTTCAGAGATCATGGAAAAGGTACGACAAGAGCTTCAAGAAGACAAAGATGTTGACGTGCAGAATATTCTCTCCATTCTTCCCCCAGCACTTCAAAGCTACATAACAGATCGTATCAAAAAGTTGGAAGCAAAAGATCAACAAGTTCATTTATGGCTATCTAAAAACCGTATCCCTATGCGTACAAAGTCAGAAATCATGGAAAAGGTTCGACAAGAGCTTCAAGAAGACAGGCATGTTGATGTGGAGAATGTTCTTTCTATTCTTCCTGATAAACTACAAAGCTACATCAAAAAGTTTCTTCAAACTATTGATGAGAAAGACAGAGATCTTGATCTTTGGTTCTCTAAAAATGCAATTTCTAAGCAGATAAGATCAGAAATCATAAAGAAGGTGCAACAAGAACTTCAAGAAGACAAGGACGTCGATGTGGAGAATATGCTCTCTATTTTCCCCCCTAAACTCCAAAGATACATAGCAGGTTGTGTGCAAAAAATGGAAGACAAAAGTCGAGCAGTGCATTTGTGGTCATGTGAACATGCCATCCCTTTGCATAAAAGTTCAGAGATCATGGAAAAGGTACGACAAGAGCTTCAAGAAGACAAAGATGTTGACGTGCAGAATATTTTCTCCATTCTTCCCCCAGCACTTCAAAGCTACATAACAGACCGTATCAAAAAGTTGGAAGCAAAAGATCAACAAGTTCATTTCTGGCTATCTAAAAATCGTATCCCTATGCGTACGAAGTCAGAAATCATGGAAAAGGTACGACAAGAGCTTCAGGAAGGCAGGGATGTTGATGTGGAGAATGTTCTATCTGTTCTTCCTCCTGAGCTTCAAACCTATATCAATGAATTTTTgcagaagattgaagagaaagtTACAGAGGTTGATTTTTGGTTATTTCAAAATGGCATCCCTATGCATAACAGATCAGAGATTGTGGAAAAGGTAAGACAAGAACATCAGTTAGAAAAGGATGTTGACGTGGAGAATATGCTCTCCATTTTCCCCCCAAAACTGCGAAAACAGATAAAAACTTGTATGCAAAGGATGGAAGACAAAGGTGAAGAGGTTCATAAGTGGTTATCTCAAAATTGTCTCCCTATGCATAAAGAGTCAGATATCATGGAAAAGGTAAGACAGCAACTTCAAGAAGATAGAGATATTGATGTCAATAATATCCTTTCTATTCTTCCGCTCAAACTTCAAAGTTATTTCCAAAATTTCAGAGACAAAATGGAAGTGAAAAGTCAAGCGGTTGATTTGTGGTTATCCAAAAACCGCATCCCTATGGGTAAAAAATCAGAGATCATGGAAACGGTACGACAAGAGCTTGAAAGAGACAGAGATGTTGATGTGGAGAATATCCTCTGTATTCTTCCCAATGACCTTCAGAAATCTATCAAAAATTTTATGCAGAATATTAAAAAGAAAGATCAAGAGGTTGATTTTTGGTTACATAAAAATGGCATCCCTATGCATACAAAATCAGAGATCATGGAGAAGATTCAACAAGAACTTGAAGTAGACAGGGTTGTTAATGTAGAAGACATGCTCTCTATTTTCCCCAGCAAACTTCAAGTCTTAATCAAAGGTTGTATAAAGAAGATGGAAGACAAAGGTCAAGAGGTTCATGACTGGTTAAATAAAAATCACTTCCCTATGCATAAAAAATCTGAGATCATGAAAAAGGTACAAAAAGAACTTCAAGAAGAGAGGGATGTTGATGTGAAGAATATTCTCTCTATTCTTCCATCTGATCTTCGAAAATACATCCAAGAATTTGTGCACAAGGTGGAAGAGAGAGATGCGGAGGTTGATTCGTGGTTATCAAAAAATGGCATCCCTATGCTTATGAAGTCGGTGATTATGGAAATAGTACTACACGAActcgaaaagaaaagagaacctGATCTGGAGAATATTATCTCCATTCTTCCCCCCAAACTTCGGAGCTCTATCGCAAGTTGTTTGCCGTTAAGTAGGCTGAAGAAAGTAAGTGCCTCTTAGCCCAACATTTTTTATAGCATGCATGGCAATACTTAGGACTTTTATTACAACAAAgcaatatataattttttttttggtgatgaATCTCAAACGAGGATAAAttattgaataaaaaataaatacaggGAGGGAAAATTATACCAATCCTGTCGACAATATCAATAGAAACAGAAATTAGGAAGATCCATTCGGTCCCGATTACAAAAACTATGAATGATAGGCAGAGCCAAATCCCACCAAACTAAACTTGAGGAAGTAGTTCCAAAATTTGCTAGTGTGT
This portion of the Rosa chinensis cultivar Old Blush chromosome 1, RchiOBHm-V2, whole genome shotgun sequence genome encodes:
- the LOC121049690 gene encoding cyclic nucleotide-gated ion channel 1-like, with the protein product MADSHTSVDMTFTNNSRTTLAGNNAMSPEETSQTTRGRWPILDRVLDPNGAHLPRWNMMFVISCVLAVLLDPLFLYIPVINDDMKCMGLDQNLKITAVVLRSITDFIYILKIIFQIYKLKNITPKEIWESCILVDILAVLPLPQVVIVNYFTKMRGSRSLNMRKFMNFLVLFQYVPRVLSISLAYKEFKTSSKGKIGQLLTNGKTGLWVKGGLNFFMYILGSHVFGAFWYFFAVQRMITCWQYACRSDNECKPSTFECHDHPTSRNITLLNVACPISPANEDVYDFGIFLDALQSGIAGSKDYLQKLTNCFWWGLRNLSSLGSNLEPSTNTWENLFAVSISIIGLLLFLYLIGNLQIYMQLGTARLVEKNMKRERKTKIERKIGREVESWLAKNGLPFKLKSQIMDQVAEKELEENEDFNVDNILSILSLDLQRYINGCMRTMEEEGRKIDEFLSNNRLPQHLKSKVIEKLPQSDVGENRAADLDSILSNLPTRLHLYMENIKQKMEEMGLDIDSWLSEDGIPSKKKSDIMEIYEEDENCAEDGTERHRFVVL
- the LOC121051911 gene encoding uncharacterized protein LOC121051911, which produces MEKIVQLKLEENIDVDVENILSYLPRELQNYIKSWIQKIEEKGQAVDRWLFENGIHKHKRSEIMKKVQQELEKDRDVAVENILSILSRELQNYIKTCIQKKENKGQEVDKWLYTNGIHIRNKSKIMEKVQQELQEDKDVDVEDILSILPPALQSYITDRIKKLEAKDQQVHFWLSKNRIPMRTKSEIMEKVRQELQEDRDVDVENVLSILSDKLQSYITKFLQTIDEKDRDLDLWFSKNAISKQIRSEIIKKVQQELQEDKDVDVENMLSIFPPKLQRYIAGCVQKMEDKSLAVQLWLCEHAIPLHKSSEIMEKVRQELQEDKDVDVQNILSILPPALQNYITDRIKKLEAKDQQVHFWLSKNHIPMRTKSEIMEKVRQELQEDRDVDVENVLSLLPDKLQSYITKFLQTIDEKDRDLDLWFSKNAISKQIRSEIIKKVQQELQEDKDVDVENMLSIFPPKLQRYIAGCVQKMEDKSRAVHLWSCEHAIPLHKSSEIMEKVRQELQEDKDVDVQNILSILPPALQSYITDRIKKLEAKDQQVHLWLSKNRIPMRTKSEIMEKVRQELQEDRHVDVENVLSILPDKLQSYIKKFLQTIDEKDRDLDLWFSKNAISKQIRSEIIKKVQQELQEDKDVDVENMLSIFPPKLQRYIAGCVQKMEDKSRAVHLWSCEHAIPLHKSSEIMEKVRQELQEDKDVDVQNIFSILPPALQSYITDRIKKLEAKDQQVHFWLSKNRIPMRTKSEIMEKVRQELQEGRDVDVENVLSVLPPELQTYINEFLQKIEEKVTEVDFWLFQNGIPMHNRSEIVEKVRQEHQLEKDVDVENMLSIFPPKLRKQIKTCMQRMEDKGEEVHKWLSQNCLPMHKESDIMEKVRQQLQEDRDIDVNNILSILPLKLQSYFQNFRDKMEVKSQAVDLWLSKNRIPMGKKSEIMETVRQELERDRDVDVENILCILPNDLQKSIKNFMQNIKKKDQEVDFWLHKNGIPMHTKSEIMEKIQQELEVDRVVNVEDMLSIFPSKLQVLIKGCIKKMEDKGQEVHDWLNKNHFPMHKKSEIMKKVQKELQEERDVDVKNILSILPSDLRKYIQEFVHKVEERDAEVDSWLSKNGIPMLMKSVIMEIVLHELEKKREPDLENIISILPPKLRSSIASCLPLSRLKKVPLLKEMKEEVLKAICKRLVPKKYTDMDTITRENDSLKVMIFIVDGTVTIEKRKVEFQRSAGDFCGERLLLWPSSACFPNSQIPSAMETARASGIVEALVLMASDIESVGFQFKSQWNLSHSDKLTMLKSVPKLQRVDEEVVKKIAQHLKHHKIYKGSKIIEKNSPVKSIFFINEGTVLFDEGCGEKVERYAGEFYGEVLLDWVLDASFPEVTPLSTYSAASAGNAEILVLTAKDLHEVTSDHRSHFDTLPRDSQLDLSTFVKVTRLKNVPKLRKMDEEVLKAISERLVLKPCATKQFLLYGNEDDLLEKMFFVVSGVVAIQNEAAQIMEYRYPGEFYGEQLIDWALSTSSTSSPGLPKSRTFARCLEKSELLVLMASDLKNVVSEYRSHFS